CACCCTCTTACCTTCCAAGAGGACCCCGGTCCAAGTGCTCTCAGGGATGGCAAAACCCAGGCTTAAACTTGCCTCTAAAGACTATGGGAACCACAGACTCACAAACGTTTACTCATTGCCTCCTGCAGCAgtcactgtgctgggtgctggagaTCTCAGAGTGAGCAAGGCCCGCAGGGCTGGGGAACTCTTGTGTGGTGGTTCTCCCACGTAAGACTATGTGTGGATTATGTTAGCGGCCAGGTCCCCCTTTCTATCCCCATCCAAAAAGACTCAACTCCAGAATGGTTCAGCAGATCTGGGGACCGCAGCTCCATCCTTGGGGGTGGCTCCCACTGTGAACATGCTTCGGGTACCACGGGAGGGTCCccttgggaatctctgtctcccaaCTGCAAGGAAGCCTGTGAGTGGGTCGCAGGGCCACGTGGACTGGAGAGGCCAGACTCACTCAGGTAACGGAAAGACCCGGAGAGCAGAAGTAAATGGTAATTCAAGCTCGGCAGCTTGGAAACACCTCCGTAGATTGATTCTCAGCTCCTTCCTGCAACAGTCGGGTTTTCTGATCCACGCCGGATCCTGAGCAGGGACCCCGAAGGGATCCCAGGCACCCGGGCTTAGGGCTTAGCAAACGGCCACCAAGACTCAGACTTCCGAGGGAGTTCTCACCCATCTAcgcctcttctttcttttctccatccaTCCGCTACCGCTGCCTCCGCTTTGTCCAAAGAGGGGCACTAAGGTCTAGGACAAAAGACATGGGCGAGATCCCCTGTAATTGAGGAGCTGGGGTTAAGTGGAGACATCCGAAGGGACTCTGTAGAGTCTTCATTTCTAAAGATGTTCGTTTttacgcaccccccccccccaccccccccttgtCTTTCAATAGTAAGCAGGAGTGGCACCCTTTCCTGACCAGGATCGGAATGAATGACCACAGCGCCTGCATTCACTCTGCACCTTCTCACGCGTCTGCAAGGTTCTGTCTCGGAGACCCCAAATTCTGCCTGGGGCAAACTTTCTCCCGTTAATTGTCTTGAGATAACACGTAGCTAATTACCCTAATTACTCTCTGGCCCTGCAACACCGTCCCCCGCGGGCCAGGGAGGGTGGCGTGGCGCCTGGGTGCGGAGAGGGACCAGTAATCCTGGCCGCACGCGGAGGCTGGTCCAGAGCTCCGCTGGAAGGAGCACCCAGGCCGGCCTGCGGCCCCTCTTGGGTCCTCCTGCCGCAACTCCTGTGTCCATTGAATAGAACCCGAGCAGCTTGGAGTCggcccccctccccgtcccttGAGCAAGAGTTAGGATAACTGACGCATATGGAATACTGGGGAAGAGAAAGGCCTATTCCTCCACTCCCTGCCCACCCTACTGAAAGCAGCCCCCCCCATTCTACTACCCTGTTTCATATTTTCACAAAGAATCACTACTGGAGAGTaccgtgtttatttattttaacctgtctcatccctccccttcccctaccccacgCACCTTCTTGAGAGCAGAGATCTTGCCTGTCTTAATTCGGTATCATACCCCAGACTTACACGTGGCGGGGAGTCAGCAGAGCCTCTAACAGCCTTGTGTTAAATAAGTCTGTGGACCGAGCAGCGGCTCCTCAGCTCCAGGATGAAGACTGGGCTGGGAGGAGCCTACACTTGGAGGTGAGACGGACCCACACTTCCAGACTTCCAGCACACTTCCAGAGTTCAAAAGAACTGCTGATTGGCTGCTTTGGTGGAGGATGTTCCTTTTCTGATCGGAGTATGGGAAACAGGGTTGAAACTAAGGCACTCTTACTAAGGCCGCTTCCCAATGCCCACTCATAAGACGGTGCTCTCTCTTTATCACCAAACGGGGGTCACGTGCTTTGTTGGGGGACGTCGGTACAATCTGGCGGCACGATACCCCCAGCCGCGTGGGCCAGGACTAGGTGTCCCGCGGCCAGCCCCCAGCAGCGGCTGCCCTAGCCCTGTGCGACCACCCGCTGCTGGATCCACTCGCTGCAGCCCAGCCCGCGCCCCCCCGTGCTCCCTTCTCATTGGCTGAAGGCATCCACCCTGAATTCTCATAGGCTGTCGCACTTTTCCTCCGCCCCCCGCACGGACCGCGCGCCGCGCCAGCCAGGGAAGCTGCTCTAAGTCCGGGCCTTGGAGCAGAGGCTCGGCTCGGCCCTGCGAGAGGCGCGGAgcgcgggggccgggggccggtgTTCCCACCCGGGGACGCTCTTGTGGAGCCGAGCCCGGCAAATGGGCGCaggaggaagagagcagagaaatGGACTGCTATTTGCGCCGCCTCAAGCAGGAGCTGGTAAGAGCGCAGCAGGCGCCGGGGGCCGGGGGGACTGCTCCGCCCCGACGGCACCTGGCCCCCGCCCCAGGCCAGCCGGGGAGCTGGGAGTATTCGGGCGGGGGAAAGCCAGAGAGGACGGGACGgacaggcagagggcagggcctgTCCCGAGGGAAAGGGCCGCGAGGAAACTTGGAGCGAAGATTTGTGAGTGAGGCAGACGCGAGCAAGTGACGGAGACCTAGCGACCCCAAACCCAGACTGAAATGCGCCCAGGGAAGTCGCTGGAGAAACGGGGGCACACTCCCAGACGGACAGACGCGCGGGAGCGGGACGCCCGGGCCGGCTTCTGGGGCCGCTCGGGGCGCCGCGGAGCGCGCGGGGCAGGCGGGGCGCGGGGAGCAGGGGCCGGGCGCGCGGGCCGGAGGGCAGACGGGGACCGCTGGCTCGCGGGGAGCTGGCACCGCCTGGGGCCCCCAGCCCCGCCGGGCTTGGCAGAGCTGGCGCGGCTGCGGGGGCAGGCTGGGCCGGCTGTCTGCCCGGGCTTGTCtgccagcagggagggggctggcagCTGGAAGGGCGGGGGAGGGCCCCGCGCCGGAGGAGGGGTGCCGCCTGGCAGATAGCGAGCGGAGCTGCGGGGGCCCGGCCAGATGTCGGGGCTGGGCGTGGGGAGTGCGGAGGGAGCGTGCGGAGGCCAGGGGTGCAGAGGTCGGGAGACGGATCTCAGTCTGGGACCCAGGCATCACCCAAGTCGGGGGCGGGGTGCTTCCAAAGCTCTGTGAGGCTGATTCTCGCCGATTTCAtataccacccccccccacctgccacctTTCCTGTTCCTGCAACCACCCGAATTCACACAGATatgcacaccccccaccccggcccctggGCCCACCTCTCTGTCCACCCAGCTCCTTCCTGTGTCTTTGCCCCTGCCTCTTTTTGTCCCCTTTAGTGTCTCTTGGAGTGGACCTCTCCACTCCTCACTTTTCTCCCGTCCTCTTTCTTCCCACTTTCCAAAGCCAGGGACGCCCAGGCTCTCAACAGCAGACCTGGACCCATGACTCTCCAGATTCCGTGACAGACTCTCCCACTAAGGCCTGTAAACTCTACACTCCCTTCGAGCagctacccccccccaccccaccccggaaACTTGGCAGCTGTATCTGGGGccagtttttttggggggggggggtggggagggcagcttGCAGAGCAGGTGTTCTCACTGATGCTTCCTGGTCAAGGCTTCCAGGCACTCTTCCTGTCTGTCCCACCTCAGGGTCTGCCTTCTCAGGTCAATGGTCACTTCTCTGGGACTTCCTCCTCAAGCCCTTTTTGTGGTGACACACAGATGGTACAGTTACCCAGAGAAATGCTGCTTCTGGAAGGGACAGAAGAGTCTCCACCATGTTCCTTCCCACCCTCATTTTCACATGCTTCCCATGTCAGTTTCGGATGGTCAGCCCCAGTCCACACATACACAATTCTGACTCTTCCCATTCATTTGTCCAATACCAGAAAGAAAGGTCAAGGTCATCACAGATAATGTCTGAAGTCCAAGGCCCAtgctgaaaaaaagagaatcaaataGAGTCCTCTTTTTATGCTTGGAATCTGGGACCACACCACCCACCTCAGGATATGCCTTAATAGAGGGTTTGTGGGTGTTCCTGGCATAGGcttgaattttaaaatcctactgatttgcattttttatagCACCCTaggtgggagggggggtgaggggaggaagaCAGTCTGTGGATGCCAGGagaataaaaaaggcaaataggAATCTGCACTGAGCTGAGCTCCAGGTCTTGATGTGCACCCTCTCCTGCCAAGGACTTGAGCCCCCAGTCCCTGGGAGTCACTGAGCTCCCCATTAGCTTTCATTTGGCCCTTTGTCTGAGCAGCTTCAGCCTTTGACTCCCTTGGCGAGGAAGCCAAATGCCTGGCCTGGGGCCCAGAATGACACTCAGATGGGAGAGttctgcaccctccccccccccttggtGCCCCGCCTCCTCCCCGGTGCCAGTCTGCCCAGAAATGAGACAGAGCAGAGTGACAGGCAGAGGTATTAGAGTCTCACTCACTCCCTGACACCTCAGCCCAGTGCTTAGGTAGCTGAACCAcatctcagtgcctcagttttgcCAATGGGAGTAAAGAAGAAAGTAGAGCTGAGTTAGCCCATCTGGGTCCTTTGGCTCCTCTAAGGACTGTGGGGATTGAATTCAGTGCACCTTGGTTGTGACTGGGATGGAAGGTTCTTGCTTTTTATACCCCAGGTCTGTAACAGGCATACAGTCGTTTTATGTCATGAGctggtgagggtgggggcaggcagtAGGGCTTGTGTGTTTATTCTAGGCAGAATCTTCCCCACCGCCGCAGAGGAGGACTGCGTGTTGCCTGGCTTTGTCCTTAGGTTAGTAGATGCCCAGGAAGGGCACTCATGTAATACTTGTCGAGTTCTACATTCATTTATGCCACTAAATCCCTTCAAGAAGCCTGCGTCCTACAGACACTGGGTTAACCTGctggaaaaggaaacattaacaggttgtaaaataatttttgttaaggGTGTTCTGTGGGCCTGTCCTTGTCTCAGAAAATCTAGATGAGAAAAGTGTGTTCCTGAAGACCAAAGTAAACAGAATTCCTTAATTTCGTGGAGCAGAAAATTCACACTGTAggggcgtctgacttgggctcaggtcatgatctcacagtgttgggctctgtgctgaaagctcgaagcctggagcctgcttcggattctgtgtctccctctctctaccccttccctgctcacactctgtctctgtctctctctgtctctcaaaaataaataaaacatttaaaagagtttaaaaaaaattgcactcTAACAAGTGAGCactgtgggggggcggggaggctaAGGGTTTGGGGATCCTGGCTTGATTAGCTTGATGTCTAGAGAACTGGCCTTTTCCCCCTGCCTCAAAGAGGACAGAGATCAGGTTTCAGGGATGAAATGTGGCAGGAGAGTAGCAGCAGCTGACACACTTCTTCATTAGGATGAAGGGGTCAGGGCTGCAACAACCCAGCAGGGAACAtatctctctcccctccagccaCCACAGAGGGGCCCTGCACGAACACAAGGCCTTGGGACCAGCTGTTCCTACACACTCCTCCCTTGAGGGCTTCCAACAAATGGGGtagacacagaaacacagaagaaGCAGACATAAGATGCTCACGGGGTTTGCCTCATGAGTCAGTATCAGTGGAAAGCGAATAGAGTGTGTAAAGGTTGAGTGATAGGGGCTCATGAAGTCCAGCCATgccaggaagtcttcctggaggaggaggaggttgaTGGAGGCCACCTCCTGCAATATCCGTCCTAGCTTAGGCATGATGAAGCAGCAGAGGGGCTTCTCTTGGGCTGGAGAAGGTCCTTCTAGAACAACTTGGTATTCCTAGAAGGCAGTTACCTGGTCACAAGGTCAGGAGGTTCTGACATGTGGAGGAGGACCAGGACCTAAAGGcaagaaaaggagcaaagaaagtgATGAAGAGATATGGGAGGAATAGCCTTCAGTTCTCGGCCTCCTTTGATGTTTAGAGCTGGGGTCGGGTCCGTAAGCGAGGAGTGTGGAGCATGGGATTCGGGGGCAAGCCAACTTGAATTCACATCCTGGCTCAGGATGTGACCCAGGCAGattacttaacccctctgtgccttgattttctcatctgtaaaatgggttttttttaaaaatacctacctGCTACagctgctgtgaagattaaatgattgATGTCTGTCCTTAGCACATAATACCACGCACATTGTGTTGTAGGCACTCAGCAAACTCTGGATGGATTGATCGGGCTGGTGTGCATGAGTCATTCATTCACAGAACACATTAATGGAACTTGCCCTATGTTTAAAGCACTTTACCAGACACTGGTACTGTAGTTACAAATATAAACAGACACAGATTCCGCTTTCAGGGAACTCGCAGTTCAATAGGGGAGATGacgatgataataataataataagtgttgatgttaacatttattgatatgCTAGACATATAATGTATCATGTCACTTAATTGCCAAAGCAACCTGGAGACGTTGTACTTccattgttctcattttataaatgagacatggggaggtcaagtgacttggccaaggtcatcGAGCTGGTATGCATGCATGTGtccagcagagagacagagggtgctTGCTACGTGAGAAGCACGAGTTCAGTGCTCTGAGAAGGGAGAAATGACCTCCAGCCAGGGGATCGGGAAAAGCTTTGTGGAAGAAGTAGCATTTGAGCTTGACCTTGAGGGATAAGCAGGGATGCGAAGGGGAGGAAAACCGCATTCCAGGCAGATCATGAAACAACAGGAGTGAAAGGCACCGAGATGGAAGTAGCAAGGACGTCCGGATGCCTTCTGGCGGGGATGTTCGAAGACTACTTCCGTCTGGTAGAACATAGGgtatgggcagagaaagagtgagcaacGGGGCTGAAAGAGTTGCTGAGAGCAGTCTATGGGGCACCTTGGATGCCATGCTAAAAAGTCCGCTCTTCCCTCTATGCACTGCAAGAAGCAGGCCGAGAACAGTGCCCTGGGATCCAGGAGGTGGGTGGTCTGGGGcggagggtggtgggtggggggaggaaatggaggcagaggcTGAGTTAGGTGGTTATCACAAGAGCCCATGAAGGAGAGTATGAAGGCCTGAACAAGAACGAAGAGGAAGGTTACTTCTGGAGGCCCCCTGGATGCCCAAGGAATTGGGACTGCCTGCTTTGGAGAGGAGCTAAAGCTGTCAAGGGCGAAGGGCGTGGTGAGGCTGAGAGGCAAGCTCCCCGCAGGGCGAGATTGGGCCCCTCTCTCCACGTGTCTGCCTCTTGCCCAAGCGCACGGGTCCCTGTAGATGGTTCCATCGAGAGCGGGCTCACCCATTTcacacttccttctttctttaccctcctccctcctccagctcttTGGCACAGTTTCTATTTTACCTTCCTGTCGTGCGTTCCCGCCAAGAGCAAGGGACTGTGAAGGTCCCTATTCACTGGACTGCAGAATGGGCCACTTGGCAAAAGCGGGGCCTTTTCCCGTTTCCGGCCCTGAACCTCCTTGTAGCTTCCAGAGGGGCTGAAAGGAACTGTGTGGGGATCTTGTGagtaatgggggtgggggcagcgagGCAGGGCCCACTGCCAGGTCCGCGGGCAAAGCTGGAGCCCGCGTCAAAGGATTCTGGCTGAGCGGGGAGAGGGCGTGAGATGGACGGATGGAGGGCGCAGCTGTGGGATCAGTCAGGGGCCTAGGAGAGGGCTTGGGAAGGTTGCCGAGGATGTTGGTGTCACTTTCCCATCCCCATGCCTCCCATACCACAAAGGCCCAGCAAGTGCCAAGGGGGACGGTGCTGTCCATGGGCAGCTGACCCCACACTACCCCTACCCCTCGAAGGCTCAGTGCTGCAGGGCCAGGATGGCGGGGTCTGCTTCCTGGCGGCATCTTCCCCCTCAGCTCCAGACAGACAgtgctttttccttcttcagatGATTCAATGAAGAGGCGCTGTCAGTGGAAAGGAACTGAATTAGGTCTTGGAGTCCCTCCAAGACTTCGTACTCTTCCTCCCCGTATGATGGTAATTGCACTTTGCATGTCAGATTGGCTATCCTGGTTTCTTCTCGCAACAACCCCACGAGGATGAGAAGTCAGATCGTGATGACTCGGAAAGCCCACTGGGCTGGAGCAAGAGGGCCAGGCTTGGGGTCCCAGTCCTCCCAGGAATCCTTCCCAGTTTTAGAACCCCAGGCAATAGATCCACATTTCCACCAGGGGCGCTCAGGATGACATTAAGATCTGATACTCAGATGAAAACCTTTTCATTTTAGATCCTTACTCTCTGTTTATGGCAAGTGCTATGCGTTTCCTATAAGTTCCTACAGAAATGCATTTATGTATACAAACAGATTTATGTAAAGCATTAAATGGGAGACTAGGTGATGAGGAGATATGGTGAAAACCACGCAGGAAGTCCAGGGAAGAATGTCGAGGAAGAAAACGAGCATCTCGGATCccgtttcttcatccataaagcAGGGTCACCAGCTTGCCAGAGTCACCGTGGGGTCCGGCAAAGCACGAAGGAAGGATGCACACCGCATACACACAGGGGATCAGCATTTCACAGCCACAGCCCTCTGCCCGAGGTCATGCGGCCCAGTTAGGCAGCTGGGACTCCCCTGGGGCTCCTCACAAATGCCAGGAAGGTGCCCAGCGCCCATCCAGCTGGATTCAACTGCAGCAGGAGAGACTAAAATTTGACGTGAAGACCATATTTAGAATGAAACATTTCGAGGCCCAGGAGGTGCTGGGGGGCTAGGAGGTGGGTGGTGGCGGTTGTGCTTGTGAGGAGGCCTGCGAGGAGGAAAGAACTTCCGTGGTCTTTCTCAGCAAGGAGCCCCACACCCGTCTCTGGGATATGCTGTCAGGGGCAGTATGTTCGATGGTGGAACAGGCCAGCTCCTGCGCGTGCGAGGCAGTGAATGTGATTGGGGGTGGGCACGGGGGGTGGCTGCTAGACCCACTGCCACTCGGACTAATCAAACCAATTAGATCCTCTTAGGACCTGTCCAACCGACCCCTGAGGGCAAGCTGGGTATGACTGGGTCCCTGAGCACCGGAAGCCCTGGCACTGGGAGGCCAGAGAGGAACTCAGTCCCCTACAGCCTAGAGATTGGGATTAGTGATGACCATTTCTAGTTGGGATTTTCTctggctcctctcctctgctcccaccccacGCTGCTCCATCTTGGGTTCCCGAGGCAGGAGAAACCCTGGGATCTGAGAAGGTCCCACGCCCCGAAGACAGCAGCTTGCCCTCTGGCTCTTTCTCCCTGGGTGACATCATTCCCCCTTGGGGCCAGGAAAGGCAGCTCCTCTCAGTCAAGACCCAGCTGATGCTCCTGCCTCCCCACTTCCCCCGGCCCTCCCCGCTTCCCACACTTCCTCCTTCTCTCGTCCTCCTTCTCACAGCTGCCTTCTGCCCTCAGTGTCAGCACCCTCGCTGGTGGGCAAGAGGATGCGgagctttcctttccttccttgctcttcctttggagggggccggggggaggACAGAAGGGACAGGACAAGAGCTGTGTTTCTCCTTGATCCCACCAGGTAGATGAATGGAGTCCTGTCACGACTGTGTGTTAAGGTCCACTGAGGAAGATGTGTTCTGGAAGTTCTCAGGAAGTCTTAAGATAACCACCAAAACTCACCTCCAAGCCACGTATAAACACTCATTACATCACCTAATCTGTCCAGAGCTGCGTGAGGCAGAAACTCGTATTCCCGTTTTGAAGAATGGAGAAGTTGAAAAACGATTTAAATAACCGTCCCGGCCACACAGCTGCTGCtatgtggcagagctgggatttgaaccctgttCCATTTGTCTCTAGAAACCAAGACCTTAACCAATACAGAATATCATTTTCCATAGGGGTCTAATTTCACCTCCTGTTGACTTGACTGGGGCCTCTGTGTTATGAGCAGTCCCAAATTCATACATACCCACACATTCATTCTCACTGGAAAATGGTACAAAATGTCAGCATTATGTCTTCAGGATTTTTCCATACTGGAAGAGACTGAATGGGGTCATTTCATTCCTCTCACTGCCTCTGACCTGGACTGTGTTCAGCCTTCTGGAAGGATGCCTGCAAGTTCAGGCTTCTTGCCTGTTGGTGAAATGAAGCCTTGAGCCGTGTCCCTGACTCTTCCTCTCTGAGGAGTGCATTACTGCCTGAGGGCAGCAGGTCTGGAGACACAGGACTTGGGGTATTCAGTGGTACTCAATAGATGTTTTATGGGTGTGTCACAGGGGCAAGGTGCTAGCTGGGTTCTGGGGAGGCATAACAACGTGTAGATCTCAGACCCTGCCCTTGATGGTAAATGCTCAGTGAATGTTTCATGAGCAAATGAGCATTGAAAcgtggagggggggggaggggctgggccacGTACAGAAGTAGCACGATAGACAAAGGCACTTGGGGTGTCACTAATGACGTTCTGACAGCAGCAGGGGGTATGCATATGGGAACAGTGACATGCTTCTGAGTGGCAAGTGACAGGATCACAGGAGTGTGGGAAGACTGAGCTGGTGGCCGGAAGGCCTTCGAGGAGGGTTCTGCCTTCCAGGAGATGGAAAAGCAGATGTGAGACCTCTGGGgacaggaagaggggcagaaggtggaaacaaaagccaaacgGGACTCTGAGGTCCAGGTTGGGGTGACGAGGAAAGGGGTACgagagaaggagcagaaaaagGGAAGTCAGAGAAGCAGTTTGCGGGAAGGGACCTCAAGGAGGTTGGTTTGAGGCTTAGGGTCTCCTCTGACTCTGCCCTGGGTCTTCCCAGCCGCGCTGAAATGCCTCCAAAAGGAAGGTCTCAGGAGGCCGGAAGCCAAAGAGGTCAGAGCAAGGGGCCATTGGCAAGCGCAGCCACCTCACAGGCTGTCATAGCTGCCACTCCAACGGAGCCCActtcccggggcggggggcggggcggggcgggcgggggaggggggggggggggggggaggtgcgggAAGGGTCTGGCAAATCCCAGGGTCTCCAGGGCTCCCACCCACCACACTCAGCTGAGGCCTCCTTGCCTTCAGGGACACTCAGTCCTCCAGCTGCTTAGTGCTGCTGGCTCAGGAGAGCCTGGCCTggtcccctgccctgcccctgccagggTCGGGGTTGCCAGGTGAGGGTTTGACTGCAAAGCCTGAGAGTGTCAGCTGCCAGTGCAGTGCCTCTGTGCCCGCCCTCCCAATCCCTCCACCCCTGCACCCCGTGGGCTTAGTTCTGTGCATTACGACCAGGCTGGGCGGTAAGATGATCCCCACGGGTCTCTGGGGGGCTTAAGAAACAGATGGTCCCCTCACGCGAGGGCTTTTGCTGTTGGTAACACGAGCAGATCCGGGGAGGGAGCCGGCGGGACGAGGGCAGCTTGGGCAGCTTGGGCTGTGAATGTTATCAGACCACGCATCCCCTGCCCGCCTCCAAACTCGGCCCTCACCCAAGTCAGCCTCTTGGCCCCTTCCAGCTGGCACCTGGGACTCGTGCCTTTGACACCCGCAAAGGGGCTGGAGGGCTGGCCCCCAGGGTCCCCACTCTTGGCCAGAGCGGGGGAGCCACTTGGGCTGAGAAGGCAGGAAGAGCACCGGAGCCAAGTGTAAGTGCAGCTgagagggggaaggcagagaagggcCGGGAAGGGCTTCTGCACACAGGAGCATCCTGgcctccttgtctctctcctgAGCGGCCAGATGTGCACAGCAGTGAAAGGAAGCCCCCGGCCTAGCCTTTTCTTTCGGGAATCTGAGCTCCTTGTCTTGCCCTCATGTCCTCCAGCCTCCTCCAGCGCCCTGGGGAGGGCAGAGTAGCCTTAAGGCCCAGCTCTTCTGTCCAGCCATCTTGAGGCAGGCAGTGCTTAGTATATAGCATTTGGAGCAAGGTGTCCTGTGTCCAAGGCCCAGCGATATGACCTagatgaccttaggcaagttacttcacctccgCCATGGTTAACTCACTAAAATGAGAGCACTAATGGCAACCTCACAGGTTTTATATAAAGATCTTAAGAAGTGATGTGCCTAGAGCAGGTAGCTCAGTTCCTATTACATAGCGAACATGCACAGACTGCTCTTAGCGTGgccatcatcatcgtcatcgtCATTGTTGTCTCAGGGAGGCTCGCAAAGAGGGCGCAGCACCTCGTAAAAAGACAAAGACGGCCACCACCATTTCACACACCCTCTTGTATCTGCATCGTCTCGAGCAAGCTACTCACACGCCTCCGTTCCTTCATCTAGTACTAGTCACTACCTCATAGACTAGTTGGGGAGATTAACCACAGATCCATTtatatatgtgtctgtatttacatatatgtcGCTGAGGACAGCACCTGCCTTAGCACGTTAGCTGCCATTAATATGATTTCCTTTAACTAGCCATATGGGCGTTAAGATtcctcctctcccagctcccaTCTGCACTGCACTGGGCCCCGTGGAGGTGGGGTCAGTGGAGGGCTGGAATGACCCCAGAGGTGTATGTTTGGGCGGGCGTCTAGGTTCGGGGCCAGTAAGGGGCAGCGCTTCCCCAGCCCCCCGTGGCTCATGGGCCTGTGCATTTCTGTCCCCTGCAGATGTCTATGAAGGAAGTGGGTGATGGCTTGCAGGATCAGATGAACTGCATGATGGGTGCGCTGCAAGAACTAAAGCTTCTTCAGGTGCAGGCAGCACTGGAACAGCTGGAGATCTCTGGAGGGAGTCCTGCCCCAGGCTGCCCTGAAAGCCCCCGGACACAGCCCCAGGCCCCTGCCAGGCCCACGGCCTGCTCCTCCTCCAACCAACCTTTTGGCACGAAGTTTCCGTCCTGTAGGAGTGTCTGTGGGAGGGATCTGGTCCCCCTGACAAGAGCACAGCTCCCAGAGCACCAAAGCTGTGCCCAGCAGGGGCCAGAGCTGGCGGAACCGGAAGACTGGACCTCCACATTGATGTCCCGGGGCCGGAATCGACAGCCTCTGGTCCTAGGTGACAATGTTTTTGCGGACCTGGTGGGCAACTGGCTGGATTTGCCAGAACtggagaagggtggggagaagggggaggcgggggagccCAAGGGGGAGAAGGGCCAGCCCCGGGAGCTGGGCCGCAGGTTTGCCCTCACAGCAAACATCTTTAGGAAGTTCCTGCGCAGCGTGCGGCCTGACCGAGACAGGCTGCTGAAGGAGAAACCGGGCTGGGTGACACCCATGGCCTCGGAGCCCAGAGCCGCCCGCTCACACAAGGTCAAGAAGCGGAG
Above is a window of Panthera uncia isolate 11264 chromosome C1 unlocalized genomic scaffold, Puncia_PCG_1.0 HiC_scaffold_4, whole genome shotgun sequence DNA encoding:
- the INKA2 gene encoding PAK4-inhibitor INKA2 isoform X1, translated to MVRERGRHRIRSRLQVLSCQHRAQRGAQTHGPRDHDLSRSQTLKRLSQPGAPLGHSTIYHHSPFSYNLPEGRYLLNTQYGHSRCPQGEGYLQTGGPDQGENTQVAQMSMKEVGDGLQDQMNCMMGALQELKLLQVQAALEQLEISGGSPAPGCPESPRTQPQAPARPTACSSSNQPFGTKFPSCRSVCGRDLVPLTRAQLPEHQSCAQQGPELAEPEDWTSTLMSRGRNRQPLVLGDNVFADLVGNWLDLPELEKGGEKGEAGEPKGEKGQPRELGRRFALTANIFRKFLRSVRPDRDRLLKEKPGWVTPMASEPRAARSHKVKKRSHSKGSGHFPFPSTAEPRRGEGPSTSCPKALEPSPSGFDINTAVWV
- the INKA2 gene encoding PAK4-inhibitor INKA2 isoform X3, whose product is MSMKEVGDGLQDQMNCMMGALQELKLLQVQAALEQLEISGGSPAPGCPESPRTQPQAPARPTACSSSNQPFGTKFPSCRSVCGRDLVPLTRAQLPEHQSCAQQGPELAEPEDWTSTLMSRGRNRQPLVLGDNVFADLVGNWLDLPELEKGGEKGEAGEPKGEKGQPRELGRRFALTANIFRKFLRSVRPDRDRLLKEKPGWVTPMASEPRAARSHKVKKRSHSKGSGHFPFPSTAEPRRGEGPSTSCPKALEPSPSGFDINTAVWV
- the INKA2 gene encoding PAK4-inhibitor INKA2 isoform X2, producing the protein MDCYLRRLKQELMSMKEVGDGLQDQMNCMMGALQELKLLQVQAALEQLEISGGSPAPGCPESPRTQPQAPARPTACSSSNQPFGTKFPSCRSVCGRDLVPLTRAQLPEHQSCAQQGPELAEPEDWTSTLMSRGRNRQPLVLGDNVFADLVGNWLDLPELEKGGEKGEAGEPKGEKGQPRELGRRFALTANIFRKFLRSVRPDRDRLLKEKPGWVTPMASEPRAARSHKVKKRSHSKGSGHFPFPSTAEPRRGEGPSTSCPKALEPSPSGFDINTAVWV